The genomic interval GACCATCTCATCGAGGGCGAGCACCGACACGAACGAGATCTGGTTCACCACGTCGTGGAGTTCGGAGAGGCTCACCCCGAGCCGGTCCGCGAGCTCACCCTCCGAAGGCGCGCGCTTCATCATCGTCTCGAGGTCGCTGTAGGCCTTCTCGATCTCGCGAGCCTTGAAGCGCACCGAGCGGGGGACCCAATCCATCGCGCGCAGCTCGTCGATGATCGCTCCGCGGATCCGGGGGATCGCGTACGTCTCGAACTTGTTGCCCCGACCGGGCTCGAACTTCTGCAGCCCGTCGATCAGCCCGAACATCCCGTAGCTGACGAGGTCGGCCTGCTCGACGCTGGCCGGCAACCCCGTCGCGACCTTGCTCGCCACGTACTTCACGAGCGGCGCGTAGTGCAGGATCAGACGTTCTCTCGCTTCATGGGAGTCCGTCGCCTTGTAGTCGTCCCACAATGCCGCCAGCTCGTTGATCTGGTCGGGGTCCTGAGCCTTGGCCGCGGTCTTCGAACCCCTCGTGGCCGACGAGACCTTGCTGTTCGACTTCGAGGGTTTCGCGGCGGTCTTCGCTTCAGAAGCCGCCGGCGGGATCTTCACCGTCTTCTTCTTGGTCGCGGTCGCCTTCTTGGCGGCGCTCTTCGTCGCGGTCGATGAGGTCTTCGCCTTCCTCGTCGCCGCCACGGCGTCCGGTGCCTTCGTCGCCCTGGCCATCAGGCCCTCGGATGGGATCGAAGGTAGGCCGCGCGCAGACGCTCGCGGGAAACATGGGTGTACCGCTGGGTCGTCGCGACGCTCGCGTGCCCTAGGAGTTCCTGAACAGCCCGGATGTCCGCCCCTCCTTCGAGCAGGTGCGTCGCGAACGAGTGCCGCAGGGTGTGCGGAGTCACGCGACGTCCCGACAAGGTCGTTCCCCCATACTCGGCCACCATCGTTCGGATGTCACGCTCGGTCATCGGCTTGCGACGGCGGTTGGTGAAGAGGTTCGGCGAAGAACCCCCCTCTGGGACCAGGAACGGCCTACCCCGTTCCAGGTATGCGGCGAGGGCGTCGACGGCGAACTCCGAGAGGGGGATCTCGCGCTCTTTGGACCCCTTACCCAGCACGTTCACGCGTCCTCGGTGCAAGTCGACGCGATCGCGCGTAAGCCCTGCGACCTCCCCCACGCGCAGGCCCGATCCGTACAGCAGCTCGAGTATCGCTCGGTCGCGCAAGGCCAGCGAGCTTACGGTCGCGTTGCTCGCCTCCGGATCAGCCACCCGGCCTGCCTCGATCGGGTCGCCGCCCGGTGCTTCGACGAGCGCCGCGGCCTCACTCGGCCGAAGGACCCCCGGAAGACGCGAGGCCACCTTCGGCCGGCCGAGCAGCGCGGCGGGATCTCCGTCGATCTCACCCCGGGCCTCGGCCCAACGGTAGAAGCCGCGGATCGCTCCCACACGGCGAGCGATCGTCGCGCGCGCGTAGCCGCGGGTCGACTGCTGCGCGAGGAACCGCCGGAGCCGCTCGTGGGTCATCTCCGTCAACCGCCAACCCGATCGAGAGCAGAACACGGCGAGCTGCGCGAGGTCACGGCGATACGCCGTGACCGTGTTCTCCGAGAGGTGGCGCTCGAGGGCGAGGTGGTCGCAGAAACGACCGATCAGGTCGGCGTCTGCGCGGGGAAGGTCGGTCACCGTGTGCACGTCGGCTCTTTCGACGAGGGGGAGGGCCCGGAACCTTGTACCAGCGTCCCACACCCGAAGCAACGATGCACCCAGCGACGCAGACTCAGGCGTCGGTGATCGCGGTTCGGACCATCCGCCGGTACCGGCCTCCGTCACCGCTGACGAGGCCGCGGAGCTCGAGCCGGAGCAGGCATCCGAGCGCCTCGGCGATCGTCAGCCCCGTCTCCCGGGCGACCTGTTCGGGGAGCACCCCGTCGCCGACCGCGTCGAACACCCGCGCCTCGGTGCCGTCGAGCATCGCGCCGAGCGATCGACGGCGTTCGCGGATCGCGATGTCGTCGACAGGTATCCCCAGGGCGTCACACACGTCACCCGCGTGCCGAATCGCCTGGACACCCGAGCGGATCAGCCCGATCGGCGCCACCGCCATGGGATTGGTCACCGCGCCCGGAACCGCGAGCACCGTGATCCCCAGATCGTTCGCATGATCGACGGTGATCAGCGACCCACTGCGTTCGGCGCCCTCGACGACGATCACGCCGACACCGAGTGCGGCGACAAGGCGGTTGCGAGCGGGGAACCGATGTCGCTGCGCCTCGATCGACGGAGCGGCCTCGCTGAGCACCGTTCCGCAACGGGCGACCTTGCGAAGCAGCACCCCGCGCCGACCACCGCGATCTCCGACGATGCCCTCGGCCAAGACCGCGACCGTCGGTCCGCCGACGGCGACCGCGCCCTCGTGGGCGCAGGAGTCGATCCCGTTGGCCGCACCGCTGACGACGCACACGCCGGACGCGGCCAGATCGGCACCGAGCGTCTCCGCGACGTCGGCCCCGACCCGGGACGGCTTGCGTGTACCGACCACCGAGATTCGGGTCGCACCGGGAGTCAGGGGACGGCCGCGCAGGAACAGAGCCGTCGGTGGATCGGCGAGCGCCAGCAGCCTCGGGTCGTACTCGTCGTCTCCCTGCACCGCGACCCGGGCACCGCACGCCTCGACGGCCGCGCGCACCTCGCGCGCATCGGTCGCGCGCGCGACGGCGGTGTCGGCGGGACCGAGCTCGGCGCCGGCCCGCACCGCACGCAGCGCCGCCGACGCGGAGCCCCGGCGCCACACGATCGGTCGCAGGCGCCGGGGTCGCAGCCACGGCAGGGAGGTCAGCACGAGCACCGCATCGAGCTCGGCTCGCCCGCGACCGAACCCCGGGGGCCAGCCGCGCTTGGATGGGTCGCCCTCCTCGGGCTCACCCGGCACGCGCCAGCCCACCCTCGGTGCCACCCCGGAGTGCGAGCGCCTCGGCGATGTGCAGCTCGGTCACGCCGCGCGCTCCCTCGAGATCCGCGATCGTCCGCGCGACCCGCAGCGCTCGGTCGAACCCGCGGCCCGTCAGCCCGAAAGCATCCACCGCGTGCGCCAAGAGCCCTTCGGCCTCCCCGGT from Actinomycetota bacterium carries:
- a CDS encoding DNA-processing protein DprA, which gives rise to MPGEPEEGDPSKRGWPPGFGRGRAELDAVLVLTSLPWLRPRRLRPIVWRRGSASAALRAVRAGAELGPADTAVARATDAREVRAAVEACGARVAVQGDDEYDPRLLALADPPTALFLRGRPLTPGATRISVVGTRKPSRVGADVAETLGADLAASGVCVVSGAANGIDSCAHEGAVAVGGPTVAVLAEGIVGDRGGRRGVLLRKVARCGTVLSEAAPSIEAQRHRFPARNRLVAALGVGVIVVEGAERSGSLITVDHANDLGITVLAVPGAVTNPMAVAPIGLIRSGVQAIRHAGDVCDALGIPVDDIAIRERRRSLGAMLDGTEARVFDAVGDGVLPEQVARETGLTIAEALGCLLRLELRGLVSGDGGRYRRMVRTAITDA
- the whiG gene encoding RNA polymerase sigma factor WhiG; the protein is MARATKAPDAVAATRKAKTSSTATKSAAKKATATKKKTVKIPPAASEAKTAAKPSKSNSKVSSATRGSKTAAKAQDPDQINELAALWDDYKATDSHEARERLILHYAPLVKYVASKVATGLPASVEQADLVSYGMFGLIDGLQKFEPGRGNKFETYAIPRIRGAIIDELRAMDWVPRSVRFKAREIEKAYSDLETMMKRAPSEGELADRLGVSLSELHDVVNQISFVSVLALDEMVSVGADRGEQVSLLDTLADKGVDPAAGMESHETRGLLAHAINNLSEREKIVVTLYYFEGLTLAEIGEILGVTESRVCQIHTKAVGGLRLQFTDDE
- a CDS encoding tyrosine recombinase — protein: MTDLPRADADLIGRFCDHLALERHLSENTVTAYRRDLAQLAVFCSRSGWRLTEMTHERLRRFLAQQSTRGYARATIARRVGAIRGFYRWAEARGEIDGDPAALLGRPKVASRLPGVLRPSEAAALVEAPGGDPIEAGRVADPEASNATVSSLALRDRAILELLYGSGLRVGEVAGLTRDRVDLHRGRVNVLGKGSKEREIPLSEFAVDALAAYLERGRPFLVPEGGSSPNLFTNRRRKPMTERDIRTMVAEYGGTTLSGRRVTPHTLRHSFATHLLEGGADIRAVQELLGHASVATTQRYTHVSRERLRAAYLRSHPRA